The Desulfomicrobium orale DSM 12838 genome includes a window with the following:
- the fusA gene encoding elongation factor G: MSKRVSIENQRNIGIMAHIDAGKTTTTERILFYTGISHKLGETHDGQATMDWMEQEQERGITITSAATTCFWRDCRINIIDTPGHVDFTVEVERSLRVLDGAVAVFCAVGGVEPQSETVWRQADRYHVPRVAFVNKMDRSGADFFRVVDMIKERLKAKPVPLHLPIGSEESFRGQIDLVRKVALYYDDESKGESVDVREIPAEMADLVDEWRMHLVESIAEEDETLLEKYLGGEELEPEEIMAGIRQATIGLKICPVICGSAFKNKGVQALLDCVVDYLPSPVDIPAMKGSDPETGAEIVCECSDAEPLSALAFKLMADPFIGHLTFLRVYSGVLEAGSTVLNAASGKKERIGRLLKMHANKREEIKEAFAGDIVAAVGLKQTATGETLCDIKRPVLLESIDFPEPVIEVAIEPKTKTDRDSLGQALQKLAKEDPSFRVKTNEETGQTLIAGMGELHLEIIVDRLTREFKVDANVGQPQVAYRETISKPAEKDLKYAKQSGGRGQYGHVVIKVEPREPGAGYEFVNSIVGGVIPKEYIPAVDKGIRDALLNGIMAGFPMVDVKVELIHGSYHEVDSSEQAFYIAGSMAVKEACQKAAPVLLEPIMFVEVLTPDDYMGDVMGDLNGRRGRIVSLEMRHGMQIIRAHVPLSSMFGYATDLRSRTQGRATYTMLFDHYDRVPASLAEELTKK, encoded by the coding sequence GTGTCAAAACGTGTTTCCATAGAAAATCAGCGCAATATCGGTATCATGGCCCACATTGATGCGGGCAAGACCACGACTACCGAGCGGATTCTTTTTTATACCGGCATATCTCATAAGCTCGGCGAGACCCATGACGGTCAGGCCACCATGGACTGGATGGAGCAGGAGCAGGAGCGCGGCATCACCATTACGTCCGCGGCCACGACCTGTTTCTGGCGGGATTGCCGGATCAATATTATCGATACCCCCGGGCACGTCGACTTTACCGTCGAGGTGGAGCGTTCTCTGCGGGTGCTGGACGGGGCTGTGGCCGTTTTTTGCGCTGTGGGTGGGGTCGAGCCGCAGTCCGAGACCGTCTGGCGGCAGGCGGACAGGTACCATGTGCCCAGAGTGGCCTTTGTGAATAAGATGGACCGCTCGGGCGCGGATTTTTTCCGGGTCGTGGACATGATCAAGGAGCGGCTCAAGGCCAAGCCCGTGCCGTTGCATTTGCCCATCGGCTCGGAGGAGAGCTTCCGGGGGCAGATTGACTTGGTGCGCAAAGTCGCCCTCTATTACGATGACGAGTCCAAAGGCGAGTCGGTGGATGTACGGGAGATTCCGGCGGAGATGGCCGACTTGGTGGACGAGTGGCGGATGCATCTGGTGGAGTCCATTGCCGAGGAGGACGAGACTCTGCTGGAGAAGTATCTGGGCGGTGAAGAACTGGAGCCCGAGGAAATCATGGCCGGTATTCGCCAGGCCACCATCGGGCTTAAAATCTGCCCGGTGATCTGTGGCTCCGCCTTCAAGAACAAAGGCGTGCAGGCTCTGCTTGATTGCGTGGTGGATTACCTGCCTTCTCCTGTGGATATCCCGGCCATGAAAGGCTCCGACCCCGAGACGGGTGCGGAAATCGTCTGTGAGTGTTCGGACGCCGAGCCTTTGAGTGCTCTGGCTTTCAAGCTTATGGCGGACCCATTCATCGGGCATTTGACTTTTCTGCGTGTTTATTCCGGCGTGCTGGAAGCTGGTTCCACGGTGCTGAATGCCGCTTCGGGCAAGAAAGAACGTATTGGCCGCCTGCTCAAGATGCATGCCAACAAGCGCGAGGAAATCAAGGAAGCCTTCGCCGGAGACATCGTGGCCGCTGTCGGTTTGAAGCAGACCGCCACGGGCGAGACTTTGTGCGATATCAAGCGTCCCGTGCTGCTGGAGTCCATCGATTTTCCTGAACCGGTCATTGAGGTGGCCATCGAGCCCAAGACCAAGACGGACCGTGACTCTTTGGGACAAGCCCTGCAGAAGCTGGCCAAGGAAGACCCGTCTTTTCGGGTGAAAACCAATGAGGAGACGGGGCAGACGCTGATCGCGGGTATGGGTGAGCTCCATCTGGAAATCATCGTGGATCGTCTGACCCGCGAATTTAAAGTGGACGCCAATGTGGGGCAGCCGCAGGTGGCTTACCGCGAGACCATTTCCAAGCCCGCGGAAAAGGATCTGAAGTACGCCAAGCAGTCCGGCGGCCGCGGTCAGTATGGACATGTGGTCATCAAGGTCGAGCCGCGCGAACCCGGTGCGGGTTATGAATTCGTCAACTCCATCGTGGGTGGCGTCATCCCGAAGGAATATATCCCGGCTGTTGACAAGGGGATACGCGACGCCCTGCTGAATGGGATCATGGCCGGGTTTCCCATGGTGGATGTCAAGGTCGAGTTGATCCATGGTTCGTATCATGAGGTCGACTCTTCCGAACAGGCCTTCTACATTGCGGGTTCCATGGCCGTGAAGGAAGCCTGCCAGAAGGCGGCTCCGGTTTTGCTCGAGCCCATCATGTTTGTGGAAGTGCTCACGCCCGACGATTATATGGGTGATGTCATGGGCGATCTGAACGGTCGTCGGGGACGGATAGTCAGCCTGGAAATGCGCCATGGTATGCAGATCATTCGGGCCCATGTCCCCTTGAGCAGCATGTTCGGATATGCGACGGATCTGCGTTCCAGAACTCAGGGCCGGGCCACGTACACCATGCTTTTTGATCATTACGACCGCGTTCCCGCAAGTCTTGCCGAAGAATTGACCAAGAAATGA
- the rpsG gene encoding 30S ribosomal protein S7 has translation MPRKGPTPKREVLPDPKYGSRMAAKFVNQMMYDGKKSVAEKIFYEAIEELGKRTDSEPIKAFEQVVEKVKPQMEVKSRRVGGATYQVPMEVRPARQEALAIRWLVTYARSRGEKGMVLRLAAEFFDAYNDRGGAIKKREDTHRMAEANKAFAHYRW, from the coding sequence ATGCCTCGCAAGGGTCCCACGCCGAAGCGTGAAGTGCTGCCGGATCCGAAGTACGGAAGCCGGATGGCCGCGAAATTTGTCAATCAGATGATGTATGATGGCAAAAAGAGCGTTGCCGAGAAAATTTTCTATGAAGCCATCGAGGAGCTCGGCAAACGTACGGATAGTGAGCCGATCAAGGCCTTCGAGCAGGTTGTCGAGAAGGTCAAGCCGCAGATGGAAGTCAAGTCCCGCCGGGTAGGCGGTGCGACATACCAGGTGCCGATGGAAGTCCGTCCTGCCCGCCAGGAGGCATTGGCAATCAGATGGCTGGTGACCTATGCCCGGTCCCGCGGGGAGAAAGGCATGGTGCTCCGGTTGGCCGCCGAATTTTTTGATGCCTACAACGATCGCGGCGGGGCCATCAAAAAACGCGAGGATACCCATCGCATGGCCGAGGCCAACAAGGCTTTCGCGCACTACCGCTGGTAA
- the rpsL gene encoding 30S ribosomal protein S12 gives MPTINQLIRKARVMQEKGKKRAALQECPQRRGVCVRVYTATPKKPNSALRKVARVRLTNGIEVTSYIPGEGHNLQEHSVVMILGGRVKDLPGVRYKIIRGTLDAAGVQDRRKSRSKYGAKRPK, from the coding sequence ATGCCCACGATCAATCAATTGATCCGCAAAGCGCGGGTCATGCAGGAAAAAGGCAAGAAGAGAGCCGCGCTTCAGGAATGTCCGCAGCGCAGGGGAGTCTGCGTGCGCGTGTACACGGCCACGCCAAAGAAGCCCAACTCTGCTCTCCGGAAAGTCGCGAGAGTGCGGCTGACCAACGGAATCGAGGTGACGTCATATATTCCCGGTGAAGGGCATAATTTGCAGGAGCACTCGGTGGTCATGATTCTCGGCGGCCGTGTCAAGGATTTGCCGGGCGTCCGTTACAAGATCATCAGGGGTACTCTGGATGCGGCCGGTGTTCAGGATCGCCGGAAGAGCCGTTCCAAGTACGGTGCGAAACGTCCCAAATAA